In the Bacillus shivajii genome, one interval contains:
- a CDS encoding NAD(P)H-hydrate dehydratase: protein MYVVTGDEMHQIDRFTMEHIGLSEETLMENAGQAFFRQLLRSINKGSKIIILIGSGNNGGDGFVIARLLKEAQIKTNVWLIPQEGKIKGAALRHKEIYENSHYIWHSFEKQPHRFYEQLKESDVLIDAMLGTGVKGIPRRPYSTIIEYVNTSWEGKVVSVDIPSGLPSHECGESFLALNADETYTFDAYKVSTFLPNMDRYYGKVHALDIAIPKRVYENISVKRQVITEEEVKQTLPDRDRYAHKGTAGKSLIIGGSVQMPGASILTTSACLRSGSGLVTLAVPDVILPTVSQKLTESMFLPLRSEDGELTSLSIDQINDQKFDAIAFGPGVGRANQYQLYKTFNEFDGPLIIDADGLYHLSLELSKWKKGREGGPTIVTPHVGEMARLMNISLDTVEKNRFDISKRLAITYNMYVVLKGPNTIVTTPDGKQRVNMTGNSALAKGGSGDMLTGMILSFVLQHQSVLEAICNAVHLHGKVADERLKEYDVFSITASDLINHLPKVLKSYRYHS from the coding sequence ATGTACGTGGTAACGGGTGACGAAATGCACCAAATAGATCGCTTTACCATGGAGCATATTGGTCTTAGTGAAGAAACATTAATGGAGAACGCAGGTCAGGCTTTTTTTCGGCAACTATTACGTTCAATTAATAAGGGCTCAAAGATCATCATCTTAATAGGTTCAGGGAATAATGGAGGCGATGGTTTTGTCATTGCTCGGCTGCTAAAAGAAGCACAAATAAAAACGAATGTCTGGTTGATCCCTCAAGAAGGGAAAATAAAGGGAGCAGCACTTCGGCATAAAGAGATCTATGAAAATAGCCATTATATATGGCACTCTTTTGAGAAACAACCTCACCGTTTTTATGAGCAACTTAAAGAAAGTGATGTCTTGATCGATGCGATGCTTGGTACAGGGGTAAAGGGTATTCCGAGGCGTCCTTATTCAACGATTATCGAGTATGTGAATACATCGTGGGAGGGGAAAGTCGTTTCGGTAGACATTCCAAGTGGATTGCCTTCACATGAATGTGGAGAGTCGTTTTTAGCATTAAATGCAGATGAAACATATACTTTTGACGCTTATAAAGTCAGTACTTTTCTTCCGAACATGGATCGTTACTATGGAAAGGTACATGCACTTGATATTGCGATACCAAAAAGAGTCTATGAAAATATCTCTGTGAAAAGACAAGTAATCACTGAGGAAGAAGTTAAACAAACCTTGCCAGACCGAGATCGATACGCTCATAAAGGCACAGCAGGAAAGTCGCTTATTATAGGAGGTTCCGTCCAAATGCCAGGTGCTTCTATCTTAACGACGTCAGCTTGTTTACGTTCTGGATCAGGACTTGTTACTTTAGCAGTTCCGGATGTCATTTTACCGACCGTTTCACAAAAATTAACTGAATCAATGTTTCTTCCATTAAGAAGTGAAGATGGGGAATTAACAAGCCTGTCAATTGATCAAATCAATGATCAAAAATTCGATGCCATCGCTTTTGGACCAGGTGTTGGAAGAGCAAATCAATATCAATTATATAAAACGTTTAACGAGTTTGACGGTCCATTAATTATCGATGCTGATGGCTTGTATCATTTGTCATTGGAGTTATCAAAGTGGAAGAAAGGTAGAGAAGGTGGTCCAACAATCGTTACTCCACATGTTGGAGAAATGGCAAGGCTAATGAATATCTCTTTAGATACAGTAGAGAAAAACAGGTTTGATATTTCAAAGCGACTTGCGATAACTTACAACATGTACGTTGTATTAAAAGGCCCTAATACGATAGTTACTACGCCTGACGGGAAACAGCGAGTGAATATGACCGGGAATTCAGCTTTAGCAAAAGGTGGTTCAGGTGATATGCTCACTGGGATGATTCTTTCATTTGTTCTTCAGCACCAGTCTGTTTTAGAAGCGATCTGTAATGCTGTCCACCTTCATGGTAAAGTTGCAGATGAGCGACTCAAAGAGTACGATGTGTTTAGTATAACCGCATCAGATTTAATTAATCATCTGCCGAAGGTGTTAAAGTCATACCGATACCATTCGTGA
- a CDS encoding LolA family protein, with product MKKTVSLLAFLTTVMLLLAACGEKTQEDVIEDLDKTLDGLTGYKAQATMTLQTGEEPQVYEVEVWHKDPTLYRVALNNAEKEHGQIILRNEDGVFVLTPALNKSFRFQSDWPENNSQVYLYESLVNDILMDPERTFSATEDHYVFQTNTNYSNKNLNQQEVMLNKGDLSPASAKIMDVDLKVLVEVEFTNFEMNATFNDGDFDMDRNMTAARIDMDVPTLAEGEPLEEEPFTVYYPMFSPDGTQLEHSEEVETESGKRVILSYDGQQPFTLVQQRSRVVEASTPVDIVSGEPIDIGFTYGALTKEGDTKTVSWSYNGTDFFLASKHLSEEELAAIARSVYGTEEK from the coding sequence ATGAAAAAGACAGTTTCCTTACTAGCATTTTTGACTACAGTAATGTTGTTACTCGCTGCATGCGGGGAAAAAACACAGGAGGATGTCATCGAAGATCTTGATAAAACGTTGGATGGGTTAACTGGCTACAAGGCACAAGCGACGATGACGTTGCAAACTGGGGAAGAGCCTCAAGTGTATGAAGTGGAAGTTTGGCACAAAGATCCTACTTTGTATCGAGTTGCTTTAAACAATGCAGAAAAAGAACATGGACAAATTATTTTGCGAAATGAAGATGGTGTTTTTGTATTAACTCCAGCACTTAATAAAAGTTTTCGTTTCCAAAGTGACTGGCCTGAAAATAATAGCCAAGTCTATTTATATGAATCGCTCGTTAATGATATTTTAATGGATCCAGAGAGAACTTTTTCCGCGACAGAAGATCATTATGTTTTTCAAACAAACACGAACTATTCCAATAAAAACTTAAATCAGCAAGAAGTCATGTTAAATAAAGGTGATTTGTCTCCTGCATCTGCGAAAATCATGGATGTTGATTTGAAAGTTCTTGTAGAAGTTGAATTTACGAACTTTGAGATGAATGCAACGTTTAATGATGGTGACTTCGATATGGATCGAAATATGACAGCTGCACGTATTGATATGGACGTTCCAACTCTTGCAGAGGGGGAGCCTTTGGAAGAAGAGCCATTTACTGTTTACTATCCAATGTTCTCCCCAGATGGCACACAGTTAGAGCATTCTGAAGAGGTAGAAACAGAGAGTGGAAAACGAGTGATTTTAAGTTATGATGGCCAACAGCCATTTACATTAGTTCAGCAACGTAGCCGTGTTGTTGAAGCAAGTACGCCAGTAGACATTGTCAGTGGTGAACCGATCGATATCGGTTTCACATACGGTGCATTGACGAAAGAGGGAGATACAAAAACAGTCTCTTGGTCATATAATGGCACTGATTTCTTCTTAGCTTCTAAACATCTAAGTGAAGAAGAGTTAGCTGCAATAGCAAGAAGTGTTTATGGCACAGAAGAGAAATAA
- the alr gene encoding alanine racemase — translation MSKLHPFYRDTWAEVNLNAISENLINIQSILPKGVETMAVVKANAYGHGAIDVAKAALSSGATFLGVAILDEAIALREAGITAPILVLGHVRPENAIYAAEKGITLTVFQKDWVEKVAQEIDENTPKIKCHVKIDTGMGRIGIRTIEEGKALIRTLKQSPLFEVDGIYTHYATADEVDTTYVEIQQGRFDKMVQWFEREWGQVVPYKHCANSATTLRFAERSYNLVRVGISMYGLSPSEEIKDELPVPLIEAFSLHSRITQVKQMTEGEFISYGATYETKENEWIATIPIGYADGWIRAHSGGDVLVDGRRRPIVGRICMDQLMVSLDERVEEGTKVTLLGKQGEEHITIDEVARRLQTISYEIPCSISYRVPRAIMQNNQISHVHNKIF, via the coding sequence TTGTCAAAATTACATCCCTTTTACCGAGATACATGGGCCGAAGTTAACTTAAATGCAATATCGGAAAATTTAATCAATATACAATCGATTCTTCCTAAAGGGGTAGAAACAATGGCGGTGGTTAAGGCAAATGCATATGGCCACGGAGCGATCGATGTAGCCAAAGCAGCCTTATCCTCTGGAGCGACATTTTTAGGGGTGGCGATCCTAGATGAAGCGATAGCTCTTAGAGAAGCTGGAATAACAGCACCTATTCTTGTCCTTGGACATGTTAGGCCGGAGAATGCGATTTATGCAGCAGAAAAGGGGATTACACTTACTGTTTTTCAAAAAGATTGGGTAGAAAAAGTAGCTCAGGAAATTGATGAAAACACTCCGAAAATAAAATGTCATGTAAAAATTGATACTGGTATGGGACGAATTGGTATAAGAACCATTGAGGAAGGAAAAGCTTTAATCAGAACATTAAAGCAATCTCCATTATTTGAAGTTGATGGGATTTATACGCATTATGCTACGGCTGATGAAGTAGATACAACTTATGTTGAAATACAACAAGGTCGCTTTGATAAAATGGTTCAATGGTTTGAACGAGAATGGGGACAAGTGGTTCCGTATAAACATTGTGCTAATTCAGCTACTACATTAAGATTTGCAGAACGAAGTTATAACTTAGTTCGTGTTGGTATATCAATGTATGGCCTTTCTCCTTCAGAGGAAATTAAAGACGAACTACCAGTTCCACTTATTGAAGCATTTTCTCTTCATAGTCGAATCACTCAAGTGAAGCAAATGACGGAAGGTGAATTTATAAGCTACGGCGCGACATATGAAACAAAGGAAAATGAATGGATTGCAACAATTCCAATCGGTTATGCAGATGGGTGGATAAGAGCCCATAGTGGTGGAGATGTATTAGTGGATGGGAGAAGGCGTCCGATCGTCGGGCGTATTTGTATGGATCAATTAATGGTCTCTTTAGATGAAAGAGTTGAAGAGGGTACTAAAGTCACATTACTTGGGAAGCAAGGAGAAGAACACATTACGATTGATGAAGTGGCGAGAAGACTTCAGACAATTAGTTATGAAATCCCTTGTTCAATCAGTTACCGTGTACCTCGGGCTATCATGCAAAACAACCAAATTTCACATGTGCATAATAAAATCTTTTAA
- a CDS encoding CopG family ribbon-helix-helix protein, which yields MSEENTKKIMVSLPQHLVNELDGLLERQNVNRSEIIHQATKMYLREQKKQQIRETMQQGYMEMAKINLNIATESFLVEEEAENTLDRLVSGV from the coding sequence GTGTCCGAAGAGAACACAAAAAAAATTATGGTAAGCTTACCGCAACATTTAGTGAACGAACTTGATGGTTTACTGGAAAGACAGAATGTTAACCGCAGTGAAATAATTCACCAAGCTACGAAAATGTACTTGAGAGAACAAAAGAAACAACAAATCCGCGAAACGATGCAACAAGGCTATATGGAAATGGCGAAAATTAACTTGAACATTGCAACAGAATCCTTTCTTGTTGAGGAGGAGGCCGAGAATACGTTGGATCGCTTAGTTAGTGGGGTGTAA
- a CDS encoding type II toxin-antitoxin system PemK/MazF family toxin, with product MIVKRGDVYFADLSPVVGSEQGGIRPVLIIQNDIGNRFSPTVIVAAITAQIQKAKLPTHVEINAKRYGFDRDSVILLEQVRTIDKQRLTDKITHLDDDMMAKVNDALMISLGLIDF from the coding sequence TTGATTGTAAAACGTGGTGATGTTTATTTTGCTGACCTTTCACCCGTTGTTGGTTCTGAACAAGGTGGAATCCGACCGGTTCTTATTATTCAAAACGATATCGGGAACCGCTTTAGCCCGACGGTTATTGTGGCAGCAATTACAGCGCAAATTCAAAAAGCGAAATTGCCAACACATGTGGAAATTAATGCGAAAAGATATGGATTTGATCGAGATTCCGTCATACTTCTAGAACAAGTCCGCACCATTGATAAGCAACGTCTAACGGATAAGATCACGCATCTGGATGATGATATGATGGCAAAAGTTAATGATGCTTTGATGATCAGTCTTGGTTTGATTGACTTTTAA
- a CDS encoding RsbT co-antagonist protein RsbRA, translating into MNSFIRELIINSQNDIVDEWLKEITQFRSQDQLQNITDAMYENTNREFVTKLISTVDKNETEFQDELIEFTEKLIQLGWPLNYITRGLQEFRKITVEKISQEGSNPSQTIEYFQEVENWIDGVVNILVNEYSGSWENTVFLQKMALKELSAPLIPVVDKISVMPLIGTIDTERARLIMENLLDGVINHRSEVVLIDITGVPVVDTMVAHHIIQAADAVRLIGSKCILVGIRPEIAQTIVNLGIDLSKFPTKSSMKKGMEAALEITNRKIVDIEN; encoded by the coding sequence ATGAATTCATTTATTCGTGAACTTATCATTAATAGTCAAAATGATATTGTCGATGAATGGTTGAAAGAAATTACACAATTTAGGTCACAAGACCAGTTACAAAACATTACTGATGCGATGTATGAAAATACGAATCGCGAGTTTGTAACGAAATTAATTTCAACAGTTGATAAAAATGAAACCGAATTTCAGGACGAGCTGATCGAATTTACAGAAAAGCTGATCCAGTTAGGTTGGCCTCTAAATTATATAACACGAGGGCTACAAGAATTCCGTAAAATTACTGTAGAAAAAATATCTCAAGAAGGTTCTAATCCTTCCCAAACCATTGAATATTTCCAAGAAGTTGAAAACTGGATTGACGGCGTAGTAAACATCTTAGTGAATGAATATTCGGGCTCTTGGGAAAACACGGTTTTTTTGCAAAAAATGGCCTTGAAAGAGCTTTCTGCTCCGTTGATCCCTGTTGTGGATAAAATTAGTGTGATGCCGTTAATAGGTACAATAGATACAGAACGCGCTAGGTTAATCATGGAAAACTTACTCGATGGTGTCATTAACCATCGTTCTGAAGTGGTGTTAATAGATATTACAGGGGTTCCTGTTGTTGACACAATGGTTGCTCATCATATTATTCAAGCAGCAGACGCAGTTAGACTAATAGGATCGAAATGTATATTAGTAGGGATAAGGCCTGAAATTGCTCAAACAATTGTTAACTTAGGGATCGATCTCAGTAAGTTTCCGACGAAAAGTAGCATGAAAAAAGGAATGGAAGCTGCTCTTGAAATAACGAACCGGAAAATCGTAGATATTGAGAATTAA
- a CDS encoding STAS domain-containing protein: MRIPILKLHDYLLISVQVELDDQTALQFQEDVLSKIHEEGSRGVVIDLTSVEMIDSFIAKVLGDVVDMSNLMGAKVVLTGIQPAVAITLIDMGIMLEEVPTALDLEKGLERLQLELEG, from the coding sequence TTGCGCATCCCAATATTAAAGCTACATGATTACTTATTAATTTCTGTTCAAGTGGAATTGGATGATCAAACAGCTCTCCAATTTCAAGAGGATGTACTAAGTAAAATACATGAGGAGGGTTCTAGAGGAGTTGTTATAGATCTTACCTCTGTTGAAATGATTGATTCATTTATTGCCAAAGTTTTAGGTGATGTCGTAGACATGTCTAACTTAATGGGAGCGAAAGTAGTTCTTACCGGTATTCAGCCCGCTGTAGCCATTACTCTCATTGACATGGGTATTATGCTTGAAGAAGTACCGACAGCATTAGATCTAGAGAAAGGGTTGGAAAGACTCCAGCTCGAATTGGAGGGTTGA
- a CDS encoding anti-sigma regulatory factor, whose amino-acid sequence MQVQTHVDIHSEWGIVAARQAGRKLAREVGFGTVDQARITTAISELARNIYLYANKGQIYIEEVSSSGKRGIRIIAKDKGPGIKDVRKVMEDGFTTSGGLGAGLPGVKRLMNDFKIDSDQDDGTTITAVKWLR is encoded by the coding sequence ATGCAAGTCCAAACCCATGTGGATATTCATAGTGAATGGGGGATCGTTGCTGCTAGGCAGGCAGGACGAAAACTCGCAAGAGAAGTAGGATTCGGTACTGTAGATCAAGCACGAATCACAACAGCGATTTCTGAACTTGCAAGAAATATCTATTTATATGCTAATAAAGGGCAAATTTATATAGAAGAAGTGTCATCATCTGGAAAAAGAGGCATAAGAATTATTGCAAAAGACAAAGGTCCAGGAATTAAGGATGTAAGAAAAGTAATGGAAGATGGATTCACTACATCAGGAGGACTTGGTGCAGGGCTTCCTGGCGTGAAGCGTTTAATGAACGATTTTAAAATCGATTCAGATCAAGATGACGGGACAACGATAACAGCTGTGAAGTGGCTCAGGTAG
- a CDS encoding PP2C family protein-serine/threonine phosphatase, with amino-acid sequence MEETKLSMYQLYKEMLNNYLSEQSEEVLYNAQQFSKEMMEKDMSPEEMVSLHISVFQEIKPDLPKEVVDSFDLLLEVMIGYGLAYREHQSLRDRQRQLESELNVAARMQQSLLPENKVDMEDVDFGVISVPAGKMSGDYYHYIQDEHGCVGVAVADVIGKGVPAAMCMSMIKYAMDSLPEQRLQPGDLLENLNRVVERNIDDDMFITMMYGSYDPRDHKFHFASAGHEPGFYYRAKEDRFEELETKGLVLGIMPKTSYNESSYQMETGDFIVLLSDGVTECRTEGDFIEREKITDMIRNYKHLSAQEIVNNVYRDLEKMQDFQLRDDFTLLILRKNV; translated from the coding sequence TTGGAAGAGACAAAGCTTTCGATGTATCAACTCTATAAAGAAATGTTAAATAATTATTTATCAGAACAAAGTGAAGAAGTTTTATATAATGCACAGCAATTCAGTAAGGAAATGATGGAGAAGGATATGTCCCCAGAAGAAATGGTGAGCCTTCATATATCTGTTTTCCAAGAGATTAAGCCTGACCTTCCGAAAGAAGTCGTAGACTCTTTTGATTTACTTCTTGAAGTGATGATTGGTTATGGTCTTGCTTATCGGGAACATCAAAGCTTGCGAGACCGTCAAAGGCAATTAGAATCGGAATTAAATGTAGCGGCAAGAATGCAACAATCGCTTCTTCCGGAAAATAAGGTCGATATGGAAGACGTTGATTTCGGTGTGATTAGCGTTCCGGCAGGGAAGATGAGCGGTGATTATTACCACTATATACAAGATGAACATGGTTGTGTAGGAGTGGCTGTTGCTGATGTTATAGGTAAGGGTGTTCCGGCGGCTATGTGTATGTCGATGATCAAATATGCAATGGACAGTTTACCAGAGCAGCGTTTACAGCCAGGTGATTTGCTGGAGAATTTAAATCGGGTTGTTGAACGAAACATTGATGATGACATGTTCATTACAATGATGTATGGCTCTTATGATCCGAGGGATCATAAGTTTCACTTTGCAAGTGCTGGTCATGAACCGGGTTTTTATTATCGAGCAAAAGAAGATAGGTTTGAAGAGCTTGAAACGAAAGGACTTGTATTAGGTATTATGCCGAAAACGAGTTATAACGAAAGCTCCTATCAAATGGAAACAGGTGATTTCATTGTGTTACTTTCAGACGGGGTGACTGAATGTCGTACTGAGGGTGACTTTATTGAACGTGAAAAAATAACGGATATGATAAGGAACTATAAACACCTCTCAGCCCAGGAAATTGTAAACAATGTGTATCGAGACCTTGAAAAAATGCAAGACTTTCAATTAAGGGATGACTTTACCCTCTTAATATTACGAAAAAATGTTTAA
- a CDS encoding STAS domain-containing protein: MNLQIDIQEQNNADVVYLTGEVDVYTSAKLKESLAPLTEKGQNTLIVDLSQVSYIDSTGLGIFIGALKSVDKAGGTLKISGVNDRVKRLFEITGLNEVIDIDASQREEA; encoded by the coding sequence ATGAATTTACAAATTGACATTCAAGAACAAAATAATGCAGATGTTGTGTATTTAACAGGTGAAGTTGATGTATATACTTCTGCAAAATTAAAAGAATCGTTAGCGCCCTTAACAGAAAAAGGCCAAAATACACTAATTGTTGACTTGTCTCAAGTCAGTTACATCGATAGTACAGGTTTAGGTATCTTTATCGGAGCACTTAAGTCTGTTGATAAAGCGGGCGGGACGCTTAAAATCTCTGGAGTAAACGATCGAGTAAAACGTTTATTTGAGATTACGGGCTTAAATGAAGTGATCGATATTGACGCAAGTCAGAGGGAGGAGGCGTAG
- the rsbW gene encoding anti-sigma B factor RsbW codes for MAHTSDHIEMKVPAKPEYVGVVRLTVSGIANRLGYSYDDIEDIKIAVAEACTNVVNHAYEDPEDDPLMMINCGVFDDRLELIVADKGGAINIEDLKQGNGPVSSDQPIEELKEGGLGLFLIETLMDKVEITGDSGVMIVMTKFLQRDEVEQSDNGISEQITEQ; via the coding sequence ATGGCACACACATCTGATCATATCGAAATGAAGGTTCCTGCTAAACCGGAATATGTTGGTGTTGTACGTTTGACCGTTTCAGGAATTGCAAACCGATTAGGGTACTCCTATGATGACATTGAAGATATAAAAATTGCGGTTGCTGAAGCATGTACGAACGTTGTCAACCATGCTTATGAAGACCCGGAGGACGACCCTTTAATGATGATTAATTGTGGGGTTTTTGATGACCGCCTTGAACTGATCGTTGCAGATAAAGGCGGTGCGATAAATATAGAAGATTTAAAACAAGGGAATGGACCGGTATCTTCAGATCAGCCAATCGAGGAGCTCAAGGAAGGAGGTCTCGGGTTATTCTTAATTGAAACGTTAATGGACAAGGTGGAAATCACGGGAGATTCAGGCGTTATGATCGTTATGACGAAGTTCCTGCAAAGAGATGAGGTGGAACAAAGTGACAACGGGATCTCAGAACAAATCACAGAACAATAA
- the sigB gene encoding RNA polymerase sigma factor SigB — translation MTTGSQNKSQNNKEEILRLIEDFQRTGDEVIQTKLVKEFENLVYALARKFSKGQRHDEDLVQVGMIGLLAALRRFDPSFGRSFESFAVPTIVGEIKRFIRDKTWSVHVPRRIKELGPKIKSAVEDLTRELQRSPKVVEIAEHIGVSEEEVLETMEMGKSYQALSVDRSIEADDEGSAVTLLDLVGSNEAGYEQTDQHLLLEKAFEVLTDREKQILQLTYFDNLSQKETGEKLGISQMHVSRLQRRALQKLRESIRIEPTECL, via the coding sequence GTGACAACGGGATCTCAGAACAAATCACAGAACAATAAAGAAGAGATTTTAAGATTAATTGAGGATTTTCAACGTACGGGTGACGAAGTCATTCAAACGAAGCTCGTCAAAGAATTTGAAAATCTCGTTTATGCTCTAGCCAGAAAGTTTTCCAAAGGTCAACGCCATGATGAAGATTTAGTTCAAGTAGGGATGATTGGATTACTTGCTGCTTTAAGGCGCTTTGACCCTTCGTTTGGAAGGAGCTTTGAATCATTTGCTGTTCCGACAATTGTCGGTGAGATTAAACGTTTCATCCGTGATAAAACTTGGAGTGTCCATGTCCCGAGACGAATTAAGGAATTAGGACCTAAAATTAAGAGTGCAGTTGAAGATTTAACAAGAGAGTTACAGCGTTCTCCGAAGGTGGTTGAAATAGCAGAACATATCGGTGTTTCTGAAGAAGAAGTTCTAGAAACGATGGAAATGGGAAAAAGTTATCAAGCTTTATCTGTTGATCGCTCGATTGAGGCTGATGATGAAGGAAGTGCGGTAACACTTCTTGATCTTGTTGGTTCGAATGAAGCTGGATATGAGCAAACGGATCAACATCTGCTGTTAGAAAAAGCTTTTGAGGTATTAACAGACCGTGAAAAGCAAATTCTTCAGTTAACATACTTTGATAATTTAAGCCAAAAAGAAACCGGAGAAAAATTAGGCATATCCCAAATGCATGTATCGCGCTTACAAAGAAGAGCTTTACAAAAATTAAGAGAATCGATACGTATAGAACCGACGGAGTGTTTATAA
- a CDS encoding SpoIIE family protein phosphatase — MIEHQKINGIEISTYHVAKKGNWCSGDAYFITRTDDYVICAVADGLGSGEEAMNASEATIEIIKENHDLDLQDLMKKCNEVLWHKRGAVLTILKIDLINEELVYSNVGNIGCIFYTPSGRLNRPVPNRGYMSGKKREFKIQRLNYEKGMGFILFSDGLIFNPQYHKIISRMDSPKYVLEHLIDHMEDSDDDTTILIGKIA; from the coding sequence ATGATCGAGCACCAGAAAATAAATGGTATAGAAATCAGCACTTATCACGTAGCAAAAAAAGGTAATTGGTGTTCGGGAGATGCTTATTTCATTACAAGAACAGATGATTACGTTATCTGTGCAGTAGCTGATGGACTTGGTAGTGGAGAAGAAGCGATGAATGCATCTGAAGCAACGATTGAGATTATTAAAGAGAATCACGATTTAGATTTACAAGACTTGATGAAAAAGTGTAATGAAGTTCTTTGGCATAAGCGTGGTGCTGTATTGACGATTTTAAAAATAGATTTAATAAATGAAGAACTTGTATACAGTAATGTGGGAAACATTGGCTGTATTTTTTATACACCATCAGGAAGATTAAATCGTCCTGTACCTAACCGTGGTTATATGTCAGGGAAAAAACGAGAGTTTAAAATCCAGCGTTTGAATTATGAAAAAGGGATGGGTTTCATTTTATTTTCAGATGGCTTAATCTTTAACCCGCAATATCATAAAATAATTTCTCGGATGGATTCCCCTAAATATGTACTTGAACATCTCATTGATCATATGGAAGATTCAGATGATGATACAACGATCCTTATAGGAAAGATCGCTTAA
- a CDS encoding STAS domain-containing protein, producing MGLTYEKEYTDFFNNKKDEFLNELLNEAVNAREKVKEIQRIGNIDLLSNAHNLVMYSLSGNDEVLEAFAKKEGIAWASHDLTLDFKLEWVQSIRRTLWRFLQRFEEEKDKQTGSENFYNLEKQVNDRIDRFLTGFFLNYSEYKDQLIKSQRELVENLSVPIIPISDKVCVLPLIGEIDVGRASRIEEKTLKEIGSLRIETIVMDFSGIAHIDNNVIDHIIKTIDGSNLMGCSCVITGLRSEIVKKFTSLNLKFESKAATKATLQQALEDYFVSS from the coding sequence ATGGGCCTAACATACGAAAAGGAATATACAGATTTTTTTAACAACAAAAAAGATGAATTTCTAAATGAATTGTTGAATGAGGCTGTTAATGCTCGAGAAAAAGTAAAAGAGATTCAACGCATCGGAAATATCGACCTCTTATCGAACGCCCATAACCTTGTTATGTATTCACTCAGTGGGAATGATGAAGTGTTAGAAGCGTTTGCAAAAAAAGAAGGGATTGCGTGGGCTAGCCATGATTTAACGCTCGACTTCAAGCTCGAGTGGGTTCAGTCTATCCGTAGAACACTTTGGCGCTTTCTACAGAGGTTCGAAGAAGAGAAAGACAAACAGACAGGAAGTGAGAACTTCTACAACCTTGAAAAACAAGTGAATGACCGTATCGATCGGTTCTTGACTGGATTTTTCCTAAATTATTCTGAGTATAAAGATCAGCTAATAAAATCTCAACGAGAACTAGTGGAGAATTTATCGGTACCCATCATCCCGATCTCTGATAAAGTCTGTGTCCTACCTCTGATTGGAGAAATCGATGTAGGTAGAGCTAGTAGAATTGAGGAGAAAACACTAAAAGAAATAGGTAGTCTCCGTATCGAAACGATTGTCATGGATTTCTCAGGAATTGCACATATAGACAATAACGTTATTGATCATATAATAAAAACAATCGACGGGTCTAACCTCATGGGATGCTCTTGTGTTATCACTGGCCTACGATCTGAAATTGTAAAGAAATTCACTAGCCTTAACTTAAAATTTGAGAGTAAAGCAGCAACGAAGGCTACATTGCAGCAAGCATTAGAAGATTACTTTGTTTCATCATAA